The Levilactobacillus namurensis genomic interval CGTTGGAACACCTATAATGACATTAATTCCATTCTCTTGAGCCTTATCCAATACTGGTTCTAACCAATCTAGAGAAAAATGACCATCTTCTGGCTCCCAATGCGTCCAACTACCTTCACCTACTCGAATGACGTTCATGTGAGCATCATGCATTAGTTGCATATCCTGGCTTAAATGGGGAGTTGGTTGGTACTCAGCATAATACGCAGATCCAAATAAGACACTTTTTTGTTTTGGCATACATATCGTCCTTTCATAGTTAGAAGCAAGCACTTATTGCTTGAATTTGTAAGCGCTTTATTTAACAAACTAACCATACCATCTACCTAGGATTCTTTACCATGACTCAAGATGCCACATTTATATCATCACATCACATTTCTTTCATTATCAATCGCAAAGTTATCATTAAACGTCTTCCGCTTGTAAGCCCTTTCTTAGGCTAGTTATACTGTACTTGTACTACGACTAACTTGTATTTAAATAGTAAGTGGGGGAAAAATATGCCAAAACTTTTAGAAAACGCTCATCGTCTCCCGGTCATCAACTGGAATTACACTTTTTTTGGTGCTCATCTCCAAGATGTAGCCGAAAATTGGTCGTGGCCTAAAGAAAAGCATGCCGCTTTCGAGCTTATCTATGTCATAAAAGGAATTGAAGGTATCGACTACGGCGTATACTCTGATCGGCTTAAACAAGGTGATTTTGCAATTATTTCGCCTGGTACCCAGCATAGAGTATGGAGCATTCAACATTTAACTTACTTTTGCTTCCACTTTGATCTCGATGAACCAACTTTCGAAGAACATCTTATTGCCAACTCTAAAGTTGTTTATCATAAAGACGAAAAAGTAAACAAGATTGTCACTCCTCAATTTCAACAGATGATTAGCTTAATCTCACCAAAAAATTTAGAAACTTATAACTTTATAGACAAAATGAAAATTCAAATTCTTTTATCTGATATTATTTTGAGCCTCTATAAAGGGATTGAACTTCCCTATCATCCCGGAAACATCTCAACCATGCAGTACGCTAAAATGATTCGTGTTCATATAAAAAAATCATTGCGTCAACAGGTTGATCAAGCTATCAATGATCCAAAGCAAGCTATTCAACTGCACAGTTCGAGTCTCATCTCTGATATCTGTCAACAATTAAATCTCAGTGTAGGATATGCATCCAAAATCTTTAAAAAATACTACGGAAGCTCGCCTAAGTCCTATTTATCAGATATTAAAAAAGAAATCGCCCAACAACTACTGTTGAAGCCCCAATTTGACATTAACCAAATTAGCCAATTACTGGGTTATAAAAATCCAGCAAATTTTAGCAGACAGTTTAAAATATGGACAGGTATGTCTCCACGTCAATTTAGGATTCGCAAGGTTAGTCATTTCGTTGATCAACGACTATTTAGTGAGAACTTCCCTACATTTCCAAAAGATAAAATGAACGATTCACAGTTTAAAAAGGATTTTTGGAATAGCATCTAATAAAATAATGCCCCAGCAACGTCGTCTCTCCAACAACGTCACTGAGGCATTATTTTATACACGTTCTAAACCGTCTTATGTTCATTAATCATAAGTACCAAACCTGCTCCCACAAGAGCAATGACCGAAAGGAACGGTAAGATTGGTAAATAATGTTCTCCTACCATACTAAATAGCAATGCGCCCAGTACTGGCGCTAAAATTTGAGCACCAGTATTCGCAAAGTTCAAAATCCCTAAATCCTTAGCCGCAGTTTCCGGATCAGGTAAAACTTCCAAGTTTAAAGCTTGATCAACCGAACTGAAGATTCCTGATCCCGTACCCGCGATAACACCATACAAAATCATAGTTGTTGGTGATTTAAACAAAAATGGTAGTACCGTTCCAGAAGCAATAAGTAACGCTGCAAAAGCAACTACCCATTTACGGGTCTTCAGCTTATCCGAAACTGGACCTGCTGTTGAAGAAAAGATAATTGCTGTGACCATTGTCGCCGTTCCCATTAAAGAAATATACTTTCCCGACTCAGTACTTCCTAAACTCATCCCACTGGTCAAGAAGAAAACTTGGTATGTGGCGAAAGCCGTAGTAGCAATCGTAATCATCATCTTGCCAAACAACGCTAGGTAGAAATTACGTACCTTGTGAATAGGAAATACAAAGGCCTTAACAAATCCACTTAAATCTAAACGTTCCTTAGGCATATTAAGACTTGATTTTTCTTTAAGTAAAATGGCCGCAATTGGACCCGAAAGAAGAATCAGCAGAGCAAATACAAAGTACCCCGTATTAACTAGCCCGGGGTTGCTGTTACTTAAAAATCGACCCCCTACTACTGGACCACCGTACTGTCCAATAACAAATCCAATGGCATAAATGGACGAAATAGTTCCACGATGTTGGGGTGCAACCTGATCTGCAATAACTGCCAATAATGGGGCAACAATCATATTAATGAAGGTCTGAATTCCACACCACAACGCAATAAAAACTGGTAACTGTTGCACTGTATTTATCATACCTAACCCTACCATTACGGCAGCCGTCAAGAAAGAACCTACCACAATCCATGGTGTTCTTCGTCCCCACCGTGAGCGAGTTCGGTCTGATAGCGCTCCAATAATAATTGTCGTAATAGTTGATACAATCGCACCAATTGTTCCTAAGAGTGCCAAGAAATTATTAACTTTTGCCCCAGCACCTCCCATGATATTAGCCAATTTTGCTGGATTCAAGATCGAACTAACACCATTAAACGGTCCTAACCACAGTAATACCCCGATTGATACCGCAATTCCCACAGACATTGGAATCTTAGGCTGCTGTTCATTGGTTACATCTGCTTGCCACTTTGGAGATTCAGTAGCTTCTTGAGTCTTCATTTTACTTAACCCTCTTCACCTGTAGTTTTAAAAATACGTACTGACCATGGTTCTAATTCAAATTTATCTCCTATGCCTAACTCCACGTGTTGCTTAAGTTCAATCCCCTTTTCTGATTGATAAGCGACTGTTTGCCGGTCATTTGAATAATTAAAGTAGAAATCTAAGACATTACCATCTGATTCAATTAGCCTCTTGTTAATGATGGGGAAAGTTTGTGATTGACGCGGACCCCATAAACCAATTTTTTTCAGAATATAACCATATAGTTTAGAAAGTGTGCTTTCATTTACATATGTCCCTACATAATATGTGCAACCTTTGCCGAAGTGATTCTCCGTAATGGCAGCATACTTTCCCCAATAAGGATGACCATACATTGCCAGCGCCTTGCCTGTTGTTGGCGTTAATAGCTCAGACCAATATTTAACTGGTTCTTGTTTAACATCCTCTAGACCATTAGTTCCAGTAATCGTCATTGGCTTAGAAGGTTTATCAGTCGCGTAGTTTCTATCAGGTTCAACAAACAACTCATACTCAGCACCAACTGATTTAGAAATTAACGCTGGCTGAGTAGCGGTTC includes:
- a CDS encoding MFS transporter produces the protein MKTQEATESPKWQADVTNEQQPKIPMSVGIAVSIGVLLWLGPFNGVSSILNPAKLANIMGGAGAKVNNFLALLGTIGAIVSTITTIIIGALSDRTRSRWGRRTPWIVVGSFLTAAVMVGLGMINTVQQLPVFIALWCGIQTFINMIVAPLLAVIADQVAPQHRGTISSIYAIGFVIGQYGGPVVGGRFLSNSNPGLVNTGYFVFALLILLSGPIAAILLKEKSSLNMPKERLDLSGFVKAFVFPIHKVRNFYLALFGKMMITIATTAFATYQVFFLTSGMSLGSTESGKYISLMGTATMVTAIIFSSTAGPVSDKLKTRKWVVAFAALLIASGTVLPFLFKSPTTMILYGVIAGTGSGIFSSVDQALNLEVLPDPETAAKDLGILNFANTGAQILAPVLGALLFSMVGEHYLPILPFLSVIALVGAGLVLMINEHKTV
- a CDS encoding AraC family transcriptional regulator, translated to MPKLLENAHRLPVINWNYTFFGAHLQDVAENWSWPKEKHAAFELIYVIKGIEGIDYGVYSDRLKQGDFAIISPGTQHRVWSIQHLTYFCFHFDLDEPTFEEHLIANSKVVYHKDEKVNKIVTPQFQQMISLISPKNLETYNFIDKMKIQILLSDIILSLYKGIELPYHPGNISTMQYAKMIRVHIKKSLRQQVDQAINDPKQAIQLHSSSLISDICQQLNLSVGYASKIFKKYYGSSPKSYLSDIKKEIAQQLLLKPQFDINQISQLLGYKNPANFSRQFKIWTGMSPRQFRIRKVSHFVDQRLFSENFPTFPKDKMNDSQFKKDFWNSI